One genomic window of Anoplolepis gracilipes chromosome 5, ASM4749672v1, whole genome shotgun sequence includes the following:
- the LOC140665652 gene encoding uncharacterized protein isoform X1 → MREKRWLLLLALYGILLAHAVSAALKARPKFKIATTSTTTTTTTTEEPHEEENENANSETTTVAIETNGTTGHTLTGIPQIDYIWDPNLPRELNGYNLSDYPFYNSIPEDIDFKCDGLHDGFYASVPHKCQVYHHCLFGTRYDFLCANFTAFDQKTFICHFVSEVDCANSKKYWHRNDALYQATTTTTTTRTTVTPVTTSTSRPAVRDRIPPRRRPPARRRPYDYYEEDYYDDEYGRPRDFVSRDEYEYDDRKYRRDRDREFRDRDRDRDFRERDSPSRGRDDRDRDTARDRYPGRGNRRDPSRSRDSLEDDLRPRGRNPDQGTRSASRETDDLDVYDRRPESRNRDTDDRRYSDKRYRDDYDDKEPVAPSASATSNAEGLVKPAVPSSSSVYARPRTPPKIRRPVPLSEQDKYAYKTTPAQPTEEPRRRPVDLVEDDYYDDELEDVRPIRRPLRRRPSYRDRDRDRDFYETRDRDRPLRTRYHTSPEEIRLRTHQDRSRDRYYDRERDRSRDRSSDRGKDRGSERSSDRDRGKSQDSERPSDRDRGRSQDPERSSDRDSRGRLQDSDRQERPYSPRLLDRERDTERLRSSSRSKDLSDGTEASRRPNSYDRTTEKATTTTTTTTTTTTCLPEQFIHKSEVDTKDAITDRSEKPSYPESYSERPSRPIQTQSDIQDYHRNLSGQSQRTSQQTDYQDKDLESKNEQSHHQVTYTDEYLSEYYDEPLEDSSPSPPPPRTAVRIVKRPFLPSRGGNPNPRGLLPVGSKAPHSSRREEETTTDHRSALGENEHKSYYAQEEQEDNRNTNHQESHLKSDNKQYDAYKAIQSDIQKKQQQDEYDSAIFRPVLRRPIEKHNEKEEEEEVSKSPEDLSNFSKGYSTQNQSYDLRNHQDESLTSKWTEDYSSDKYANAGNVQTGSPIRNKVRAGVETTPNIYSSTYKNEEIPDHLPSGPGNYRVKQKINEVTHRLQDIPESEYDVTLNDALTPTLIQEANLPSGFVLPIHRQQLGRDAVLQPSENNYKLSRPINHHHQQQQQQQQQQQQQQQQQQYSHQQKSFVPSPPFLPPNINNNDRARTMYYRTPEAIQISGAQYRQQRQWQDYTVY, encoded by the exons ATGCGGGAGAAACGATGGCTGCTGCTGCTCGCTCTGTACG gaATATTATTAGCCCACGCGGTCTCTGCAGCACTCAAGGCCAggccaaaatttaaaattgcgaCAACCTCTACGACGACGACTACCACCACAACTGAAGAGCCTCACGAGGAGGAAAATGAAAACGCAAATTCGGag ACGACAACTGTCGCGATCGAAACAAACGGAACGACCGGGCACACTTTAACAGGAATTCCGCAAATCGATTACATATGGGACCCGAATCTACCGCGCGAATTAAATGGCTATAATCTCAGTGATTATccattttataatagtataccCGAAGATATCGATTTCAAATGCGACGGCTTGCACGACGGCTTCTACGCCAGCGTGCCGCACAAATGTcag GTCTATCATCACTGTCTCTTTGGCACTCGCTACGACTTCCTGTGCGCTAATTTCACGGCGTTTGACCAGAAGACCTTCATCTGCCACTTTGTATCTGAGGTCGATTGCGCCAACTCTAAGAAGTACTGGCATAGAAACGACGCTCTTTATCAAGCAACTACAACTACAACTACCACGAGGACCACCGTAACGCCGGTTACCACATCAACCAGTCGACCGGCCGTACGTGACCGAATTCCACCCAGGAGAAGACCACCGGCAAGAAGGAGACCCTATGATTATTATGAGGAAGACTACTACGACGACGAATACGGTCGTCCGCGAGACTTTGTTAGTCGAGACGAATACGAGTACGACGACCGGAAGTACAGGCGTGATAGGGATCGCGAGTTCAGAGACCGGGATCGCGATCGCGACTTCCGGGAGAGAGATTCGCCATCGCGCGGCAGAGATGATAGAGATCGAGATACCGCTAGAGACAGATACCCAGGTAGAGGCAATAGAAGAGATCCATCGAGATCAAGAGATTCGTTGGAAGATGATTTGAGACCACGAGGAAGAAATCCGGATCAAGGTACTAGATCAGCGTCGAGGGAGACAGACGATTTAGATGTGTACGATCGACGACCAGAATCGAGAAACAGAGATACCGACGATCGAAGATACTCTGATAAGAG GTATAGAGATGATTATGATGATAAGGAACCTGTAGCGCCTTCGGCGAGTGCAACGTCCAACGCGGAAGGTCTGGTGAAACCAGCTGTGCCCAGTAGTAGTTCGGTTTATGCAAGACCGAGAACGCCACCCAAGATTAGACGACCGGTACCACTCTCGGAGCAagataaatatgcatataaaaccACTCCTGCGCAACCAACAG aagaacCACGACGACGACCGGTAGATTTGGTGGAAGATGATTATTACGATGACGAATTGGAGGATGTTAGACCGATTAGAAGACCGCTCAGAAGAAGGCCCTCGTATAGggacagagacagagacagagattTTTATGAAACTCGCGACAGAGACCGCCCTCTCAG aaCTCGTTATCATACATCGCCGGAAGAAATACGACTCAGAACACATCAAGATCGTTCAAGAGATCGCTACTACGATCGAGAGAGGGATCGAAGTAGAGACAGATCTTCTGATCGTGGAAAAGATCGTGGTTCCGAGAGATCTTCGGATCGTGATCGAGGAAAATCGCAAGATTCCGAAAGACCCTCAGATCGTGATCGAGGAAGATCGCAAGATCCTGAGAGATCCTCGGATCGCGATTCGCGTGGAAGATTGCAGGATTCCGATAGGCAAGAACGACCATATTCGCCTCGACTTCTCGATCGCGAAAGAGACACTGAACGACTGCGATCGTCCTCGAGATCGAAAGATCTATCAGATGGCACTGAAGCATCCAGAAGACCGAACTCTTACGATCGAACAACCGAGAAAGCTACTACTACCACAACAACAACTACAACAACAACGACCTGCTTACCGGAACAGTTTATTCACAAGTCTGAAGTAGACACTAAGGATGCGATAACTGATCGATCAGAAAAGCCATCGTATCCGGAATCGTATTCGGAACGGCCATCCAGACCTATTCAGACACAGAGCGATATTCAAGATTATCATAGAAATTTGTCTGGCCAATCTCAGAGAACGTCTCAACAAACGGATTATCAAGACAAAGACTTGGAAAGCAAGAATGAACAGAGCCATCATCAGGTCACATATACGGACGAATATTTGTCGGAATATTATGACGAGCCACTGGAAGATTCGTCTCCATCTCCCCCTCCACCTCGAACTGCCGTTCGAATCGTAAAGAGGCCTTTCTTGCCATCTCGAGGCGGTAATCCTAATCCGAGAGGATTGTTACCAGTCGGTTCCAAAGCGCCGCATTCGTCtagaagagaggaagaaacgACTACTGATCATCGAAGCGCTTTAGGCGAAAACGAGCACAAGAGTTATTATGCACAAGAGGAACAAGAAGATAATAGAAACACCAATCATCAAGAATCACACTTAAAATCGGATAACAAACAGTATGATGCTTACAAAGCTATTCAAAGTGATATTCAGAAAAAGCAACAGCAAGACGAATATGACAGCGCGATATTTAGACCTGTGCTACGAAGACCGATCGAAAAGCACAACGaaaaggaggaagaagaggaggtCTCGAAGAGTCCAGAAGATCTGTCAAACTTCTCCAAAGGATACTCTACTCAGAATCAATCTTACGATTTACGCAATCATCAAGATGAGAGTCTAACGTCCAAGTGGACGGAAGATTATTCGAGCGACAAGTACGCGAACGCCGGCAACGTGCAGACCGGTTCTCCGATTCGTAACAAAGTCAGAGCAGGCGTAGAGACCACGCCAAACATTTACAGCTCGACGTACAAAAACGAAGAAATCCCGGACCACTTGCCTTCAGGACCTGGCAATTACAGAGTCAAACAGAAAATCAACGAAGTAACGCATCGACTTCAGGATATCCCGGAGAGTGAATACGACGTTACTCTAAACGATGCCCTGACGCCGACCTTGATTCAGGAAGCCAATTTGCCAAGTGGATTCGTCCTACCTATTCACAGACAGCAACTTGGTAGAGATGCTGTGCTACAACCTTctgaaaacaattataaactCTCCAGACCGATTAATCATCATcatcagcagcagcagcagcagcagcagcagcagcagcaacagcagcagcagcagcagtatTCGCATCAACAGAAATCGTTTGTTCCGAGTCCTCCATTCCTCCCGccaaatatcaataataacgATCGAGCCCGAACGATGTATTATAGGACACCGGAAGCTATACAGATCAGCGGGGCGCAATACAGACAGCAGAGACAATGGCAAGACTACACCGTATATTGA
- the LOC140665652 gene encoding uncharacterized protein isoform X2 → MREKRWLLLLALYGILLAHAVSAALKARPKFKIATTSTTTTTTTTEEPHEEENENANSETTTVAIETNGTTGHTLTGIPQIDYIWDPNLPRELNGYNLSDYPFYNSIPEDIDFKCDGLHDGFYASVPHKCQVYHHCLFGTRYDFLCANFTAFDQKTFICHFVSEVDCANSKKYWHRNDALYQATTTTTTTRTTVTPVTTSTSRPAVRDRIPPRRRPPARRRPYDYYEEDYYDDEYGRPRDFVSRDEYEYDDRKYRRDRDREFRDRDRDRDFRERDSPSRGRDDRDRDTARDRYPGRGNRRDPSRSRDSLEDDLRPRGRNPDQGTRSASRETDDLDVYDRRPESRNRDTDDRRYSDKRYRDDYDDKEPVAPSASATSNAEGLVKPAVPSSSSVYARPRTPPKIRRPVPLSEQDKYAYKTTPAQPTEPRRRPVDLVEDDYYDDELEDVRPIRRPLRRRPSYRDRDRDRDFYETRDRDRPLRTRYHTSPEEIRLRTHQDRSRDRYYDRERDRSRDRSSDRGKDRGSERSSDRDRGKSQDSERPSDRDRGRSQDPERSSDRDSRGRLQDSDRQERPYSPRLLDRERDTERLRSSSRSKDLSDGTEASRRPNSYDRTTEKATTTTTTTTTTTTCLPEQFIHKSEVDTKDAITDRSEKPSYPESYSERPSRPIQTQSDIQDYHRNLSGQSQRTSQQTDYQDKDLESKNEQSHHQVTYTDEYLSEYYDEPLEDSSPSPPPPRTAVRIVKRPFLPSRGGNPNPRGLLPVGSKAPHSSRREEETTTDHRSALGENEHKSYYAQEEQEDNRNTNHQESHLKSDNKQYDAYKAIQSDIQKKQQQDEYDSAIFRPVLRRPIEKHNEKEEEEEVSKSPEDLSNFSKGYSTQNQSYDLRNHQDESLTSKWTEDYSSDKYANAGNVQTGSPIRNKVRAGVETTPNIYSSTYKNEEIPDHLPSGPGNYRVKQKINEVTHRLQDIPESEYDVTLNDALTPTLIQEANLPSGFVLPIHRQQLGRDAVLQPSENNYKLSRPINHHHQQQQQQQQQQQQQQQQQQYSHQQKSFVPSPPFLPPNINNNDRARTMYYRTPEAIQISGAQYRQQRQWQDYTVY, encoded by the exons ATGCGGGAGAAACGATGGCTGCTGCTGCTCGCTCTGTACG gaATATTATTAGCCCACGCGGTCTCTGCAGCACTCAAGGCCAggccaaaatttaaaattgcgaCAACCTCTACGACGACGACTACCACCACAACTGAAGAGCCTCACGAGGAGGAAAATGAAAACGCAAATTCGGag ACGACAACTGTCGCGATCGAAACAAACGGAACGACCGGGCACACTTTAACAGGAATTCCGCAAATCGATTACATATGGGACCCGAATCTACCGCGCGAATTAAATGGCTATAATCTCAGTGATTATccattttataatagtataccCGAAGATATCGATTTCAAATGCGACGGCTTGCACGACGGCTTCTACGCCAGCGTGCCGCACAAATGTcag GTCTATCATCACTGTCTCTTTGGCACTCGCTACGACTTCCTGTGCGCTAATTTCACGGCGTTTGACCAGAAGACCTTCATCTGCCACTTTGTATCTGAGGTCGATTGCGCCAACTCTAAGAAGTACTGGCATAGAAACGACGCTCTTTATCAAGCAACTACAACTACAACTACCACGAGGACCACCGTAACGCCGGTTACCACATCAACCAGTCGACCGGCCGTACGTGACCGAATTCCACCCAGGAGAAGACCACCGGCAAGAAGGAGACCCTATGATTATTATGAGGAAGACTACTACGACGACGAATACGGTCGTCCGCGAGACTTTGTTAGTCGAGACGAATACGAGTACGACGACCGGAAGTACAGGCGTGATAGGGATCGCGAGTTCAGAGACCGGGATCGCGATCGCGACTTCCGGGAGAGAGATTCGCCATCGCGCGGCAGAGATGATAGAGATCGAGATACCGCTAGAGACAGATACCCAGGTAGAGGCAATAGAAGAGATCCATCGAGATCAAGAGATTCGTTGGAAGATGATTTGAGACCACGAGGAAGAAATCCGGATCAAGGTACTAGATCAGCGTCGAGGGAGACAGACGATTTAGATGTGTACGATCGACGACCAGAATCGAGAAACAGAGATACCGACGATCGAAGATACTCTGATAAGAG GTATAGAGATGATTATGATGATAAGGAACCTGTAGCGCCTTCGGCGAGTGCAACGTCCAACGCGGAAGGTCTGGTGAAACCAGCTGTGCCCAGTAGTAGTTCGGTTTATGCAAGACCGAGAACGCCACCCAAGATTAGACGACCGGTACCACTCTCGGAGCAagataaatatgcatataaaaccACTCCTGCGCAACCAACAG aacCACGACGACGACCGGTAGATTTGGTGGAAGATGATTATTACGATGACGAATTGGAGGATGTTAGACCGATTAGAAGACCGCTCAGAAGAAGGCCCTCGTATAGggacagagacagagacagagattTTTATGAAACTCGCGACAGAGACCGCCCTCTCAG aaCTCGTTATCATACATCGCCGGAAGAAATACGACTCAGAACACATCAAGATCGTTCAAGAGATCGCTACTACGATCGAGAGAGGGATCGAAGTAGAGACAGATCTTCTGATCGTGGAAAAGATCGTGGTTCCGAGAGATCTTCGGATCGTGATCGAGGAAAATCGCAAGATTCCGAAAGACCCTCAGATCGTGATCGAGGAAGATCGCAAGATCCTGAGAGATCCTCGGATCGCGATTCGCGTGGAAGATTGCAGGATTCCGATAGGCAAGAACGACCATATTCGCCTCGACTTCTCGATCGCGAAAGAGACACTGAACGACTGCGATCGTCCTCGAGATCGAAAGATCTATCAGATGGCACTGAAGCATCCAGAAGACCGAACTCTTACGATCGAACAACCGAGAAAGCTACTACTACCACAACAACAACTACAACAACAACGACCTGCTTACCGGAACAGTTTATTCACAAGTCTGAAGTAGACACTAAGGATGCGATAACTGATCGATCAGAAAAGCCATCGTATCCGGAATCGTATTCGGAACGGCCATCCAGACCTATTCAGACACAGAGCGATATTCAAGATTATCATAGAAATTTGTCTGGCCAATCTCAGAGAACGTCTCAACAAACGGATTATCAAGACAAAGACTTGGAAAGCAAGAATGAACAGAGCCATCATCAGGTCACATATACGGACGAATATTTGTCGGAATATTATGACGAGCCACTGGAAGATTCGTCTCCATCTCCCCCTCCACCTCGAACTGCCGTTCGAATCGTAAAGAGGCCTTTCTTGCCATCTCGAGGCGGTAATCCTAATCCGAGAGGATTGTTACCAGTCGGTTCCAAAGCGCCGCATTCGTCtagaagagaggaagaaacgACTACTGATCATCGAAGCGCTTTAGGCGAAAACGAGCACAAGAGTTATTATGCACAAGAGGAACAAGAAGATAATAGAAACACCAATCATCAAGAATCACACTTAAAATCGGATAACAAACAGTATGATGCTTACAAAGCTATTCAAAGTGATATTCAGAAAAAGCAACAGCAAGACGAATATGACAGCGCGATATTTAGACCTGTGCTACGAAGACCGATCGAAAAGCACAACGaaaaggaggaagaagaggaggtCTCGAAGAGTCCAGAAGATCTGTCAAACTTCTCCAAAGGATACTCTACTCAGAATCAATCTTACGATTTACGCAATCATCAAGATGAGAGTCTAACGTCCAAGTGGACGGAAGATTATTCGAGCGACAAGTACGCGAACGCCGGCAACGTGCAGACCGGTTCTCCGATTCGTAACAAAGTCAGAGCAGGCGTAGAGACCACGCCAAACATTTACAGCTCGACGTACAAAAACGAAGAAATCCCGGACCACTTGCCTTCAGGACCTGGCAATTACAGAGTCAAACAGAAAATCAACGAAGTAACGCATCGACTTCAGGATATCCCGGAGAGTGAATACGACGTTACTCTAAACGATGCCCTGACGCCGACCTTGATTCAGGAAGCCAATTTGCCAAGTGGATTCGTCCTACCTATTCACAGACAGCAACTTGGTAGAGATGCTGTGCTACAACCTTctgaaaacaattataaactCTCCAGACCGATTAATCATCATcatcagcagcagcagcagcagcagcagcagcagcagcaacagcagcagcagcagcagtatTCGCATCAACAGAAATCGTTTGTTCCGAGTCCTCCATTCCTCCCGccaaatatcaataataacgATCGAGCCCGAACGATGTATTATAGGACACCGGAAGCTATACAGATCAGCGGGGCGCAATACAGACAGCAGAGACAATGGCAAGACTACACCGTATATTGA